Proteins encoded within one genomic window of Candidatus Syntrophocurvum alkaliphilum:
- a CDS encoding LysR family transcriptional regulator → MNIEQFEVFRTIAQTKSFTKAANILNFTQPAISSQIKLLEKKFNVSLFERTNNGVRLTEAGKKFYDYGDRILTLYTQMENDISKLSGQQNRECIKVGASYTAGNYYLPSSIINYKERNPNINIRLEISNIDDIIEKVRNRIIDLGVIEGEIEGADLNKSKIKSIKLVLIAPPTGKWLDINSITVDELRKEPFIAREEESSFRQFISNYLTSKGINIDKFNILTEITSFEAIKYAVMDHKGVAIVPSPVVEKELREGYLKQIKVEDLYLYWDMNIIYRANESLIGYKEDFINYISEPQQPSTLKETENEEIRNQRLRFI, encoded by the coding sequence TTGAATATAGAACAATTTGAAGTATTCAGAACAATAGCGCAAACAAAAAGCTTTACAAAAGCTGCAAACATTTTGAATTTTACACAGCCTGCCATTAGTTCTCAAATTAAACTATTAGAAAAAAAGTTTAATGTAAGTCTTTTTGAACGAACAAACAATGGAGTACGTCTAACCGAAGCAGGTAAGAAATTTTACGACTATGGTGATAGAATTTTGACTTTATATACCCAAATGGAAAACGACATAAGTAAATTAAGTGGTCAACAAAACAGGGAGTGTATTAAGGTTGGTGCTAGTTATACAGCAGGAAACTATTATCTTCCAAGTTCAATAATAAATTATAAAGAACGAAATCCAAATATAAATATTCGTCTAGAAATAAGTAATATAGATGATATCATTGAAAAAGTTCGCAATAGAATTATTGACTTAGGTGTCATAGAAGGAGAAATTGAAGGAGCTGATCTAAATAAAAGTAAAATCAAAAGTATTAAATTAGTTTTAATAGCTCCACCAACTGGAAAATGGTTAGACATTAATTCAATAACAGTAGACGAATTAAGGAAAGAACCTTTTATAGCTAGAGAAGAGGAGTCAAGCTTTAGACAATTCATTAGTAATTATTTAACTTCTAAAGGGATAAATATTGACAAGTTTAATATTTTAACTGAAATTACAAGCTTTGAAGCTATAAAGTATGCGGTAATGGATCATAAAGGTGTTGCTATAGTACCAAGCCCAGTTGTTGAAAAAGAGTTAAGAGAGGGTTATTTAAAACAAATAAAAGTTGAAGATTTATACCTTTATTGGGATATGAATATAATTTATAGAGCTAATGAGTCATTAATTGGCTATAAAGAAGATTTTATAAATTATATATCTGAACCCCAACAACCATCAACATTGAAAGAAACTGAAAACGAAGAAATTAGAAATCAACGATTAAGATTTATATAG
- a CDS encoding metallophosphoesterase family protein: protein MFKNCNLLIHARDIGTVILDKFETIAPVVAVKGNIDKGDCASFLPLINIVELKNTFIYILHDIKELDIDPKAFGFNITINRIYFISFQKPH from the coding sequence TTGTTTAAGAATTGTAATTTATTAATTCATGCAAGGGATATTGGTACAGTTATATTAGATAAATTTGAAACAATAGCTCCAGTTGTAGCTGTTAAAGGTAATATAGATAAAGGAGACTGTGCTAGTTTTTTACCATTAATTAATATAGTAGAATTAAAAAATACTTTTATTTATATACTTCATGATATTAAGGAACTTGATATAGACCCTAAAGCATTCGGTTTTAATATAACTATTAACAGAATTTATTTTATCTCTTTTCAAAAACCACATTAA
- a CDS encoding DUF2284 domain-containing protein, which yields MVEQWVRFKCTFSCDSYATKPVCPPNVPPIAECEKFFSEFSNAIILRVESPAHHRNFDFKVFEETDDKVLELEKDLFYAGYYKAMAFSATICYRCGDECAKNTECKNNYKSRPTPEALGVDIFATVKKIGYPIEVLSSYDQNMNRYYLIMIE from the coding sequence ATTGTTGAGCAGTGGGTTAGATTTAAATGTACTTTTTCGTGTGATAGTTATGCTACGAAACCTGTATGTCCCCCTAATGTGCCACCAATAGCTGAGTGTGAAAAGTTTTTTTCTGAATTCTCAAACGCTATAATTTTGAGAGTAGAATCGCCGGCACATCATAGAAATTTTGATTTTAAGGTATTTGAAGAAACTGATGATAAAGTTTTGGAACTAGAAAAAGATTTATTTTATGCTGGTTATTATAAAGCTATGGCTTTTTCTGCAACTATTTGCTATAGATGTGGGGATGAATGTGCAAAAAATACTGAATGTAAAAATAATTATAAGTCTAGACCGACTCCTGAAGCTTTAGGTGTAGATATATTTGCAACGGTTAAAAAGATTGGATATCCCATTGAAGTATTATCTAGTTATGATCAAAATATGAATAGGTATTATTTAATAATGATTGAATAA
- a CDS encoding NRDE family protein — MCLIFIAYDVHPKYPLVVATNRDEFYKRPDLPAGFWPDNKDLLAGKDLQQGGTWLGITTSGRFATLTNYRDSASHNPSAPSRGHLVENYLNDSIDPVQYLNNIQDKGVEYNGFNLLVGNHKCLYYYSNREKVIHKIEKGIHGLSNSLLNVPWPKVTKGLNSIADCLQQEDVDVGHLFAIMKDKEQFADEFLPQTGLSLEMERMLSPAFIVSPEYGTKSTTVLLVDRNDQVRFWERSFRPGESEPWNNEYFEFKII; from the coding sequence ATGTGTTTAATCTTTATTGCCTATGATGTACACCCTAAATACCCGTTGGTAGTGGCTACTAACCGGGACGAGTTTTATAAGCGTCCTGATTTGCCGGCAGGCTTTTGGCCTGATAATAAGGATTTACTGGCGGGAAAGGATTTACAACAGGGCGGCACTTGGCTGGGGATAACCACTTCAGGGCGCTTTGCGACCTTGACTAACTACCGTGATTCTGCTAGTCATAACCCATCCGCTCCTTCGCGTGGACATTTAGTCGAAAACTATCTAAACGACAGTATTGACCCCGTACAATATTTAAACAATATCCAGGATAAAGGGGTTGAATATAACGGCTTTAATCTCTTAGTAGGAAACCATAAATGCCTTTACTACTATTCCAACCGAGAAAAGGTTATTCACAAAATTGAAAAGGGCATTCATGGACTGAGTAACAGCCTTCTTAATGTTCCTTGGCCCAAAGTAACCAAGGGGTTAAATTCCATAGCTGACTGCCTGCAACAAGAGGATGTAGATGTAGGGCATTTGTTTGCTATAATGAAAGACAAGGAGCAGTTCGCTGATGAGTTTTTACCCCAAACCGGTTTAAGCCTAGAAATGGAGCGCATGCTTTCTCCAGCTTTTATAGTTAGCCCAGAGTATGGCACCAAATCTACGACCGTGCTGTTGGTTGACCGCAATGACCAGGTTAGGTTTTGGGAGCGAAGTTTCAGACCTGGTGAATCTGAGCCATGGAATAATGAGTACTTTGAGTTTAAGATTATTTAG
- a CDS encoding bifunctional chorismate mutase/prephenate dehydratase, with protein MNFDEIRKKIDNIDNEMTRLFEDRMALISEITDYKMKKNSPILGTARERDIINRVTEQQTDEMAQYTKIFFTTLFDISRSYQSRRMYINSNMAEEIKSALLNTSKIFPNSAAVACQGIEGANSQFACEKLFSRPTIMYMNSFDAVFTAVDKGLCNYGILPIENNLHGSVTEVYDLMKKYKFYIARSIKLKINHVLLANKGTKLEEINEIYSHEQAFAQCSKYLESLKGVKVIPCENTAVAAKKVFDSGKNNIAAISSMNCAELYNLGVLATDIQNSDNNYTRFICISKDMEIYPGANKISLIFTIPHRPGSLYRIISKFSALGINMTKLESRPIPGSDFEFMFYIDFEGYVHSEEILNLICEMENSPDFFAFLGNYYEA; from the coding sequence ATGAATTTTGATGAAATCAGAAAAAAAATTGACAATATCGATAATGAAATGACAAGATTGTTTGAAGATCGAATGGCATTAATTTCAGAAATTACAGACTATAAAATGAAGAAAAATTCACCTATACTTGGTACAGCTCGTGAGCGTGATATTATTAATCGTGTTACAGAACAGCAAACAGATGAAATGGCTCAGTATACAAAGATTTTTTTCACAACGCTTTTTGATATTTCTCGTTCATATCAAAGTAGAAGAATGTATATTAATTCAAACATGGCAGAAGAAATAAAAAGTGCACTTTTAAATACTTCCAAAATATTTCCTAATAGTGCTGCTGTTGCTTGTCAAGGAATTGAGGGTGCTAATTCTCAATTTGCTTGTGAGAAACTATTTTCACGTCCTACGATTATGTATATGAATAGTTTTGATGCAGTATTTACAGCAGTTGATAAAGGTTTGTGCAATTATGGAATATTGCCGATTGAAAATAATTTGCATGGTTCAGTAACAGAGGTTTACGATCTTATGAAAAAATATAAGTTTTATATTGCCAGAAGTATCAAATTGAAAATCAATCATGTATTGCTAGCTAATAAGGGAACAAAGCTTGAAGAAATAAATGAAATTTATTCCCATGAACAAGCATTTGCACAGTGTAGTAAATATTTAGAAAGCTTAAAAGGTGTAAAAGTAATACCTTGTGAAAATACTGCTGTTGCTGCAAAAAAAGTATTTGATTCAGGAAAGAATAACATTGCAGCTATTTCTTCAATGAATTGTGCCGAATTATACAACCTCGGAGTGCTTGCGACTGATATTCAAAATAGTGATAATAACTATACACGTTTTATTTGCATATCTAAAGACATGGAAATATATCCAGGTGCAAATAAAATCAGCTTAATTTTTACTATTCCTCATCGCCCAGGGTCATTATATAGGATTATTTCAAAATTTTCTGCATTAGGAATAAATATGACTAAACTAGAAAGCCGGCCTATACCAGGTAGTGATTTTGAATTTATGTTTTATATTGATTTTGAGGGATACGTACACTCAGAAGAAATATTAAATCTTATCTGCGAAATGGAAAATAGCCCTGATTTTTTCGCATTTTTAGGAAACTATTATGAAGCATAA
- the aroF gene encoding 3-deoxy-7-phosphoheptulonate synthase yields MIIVLEQNPEEKQLDSLKQWLNSMDINVQTIEGIHSTVLGLVGDTSTIDIEFIGALDIVADVKRIQEPYKQANRRFHPLDTIISIGDVKIGGGNFAMIAGPCAVESHEQICMIASSVKSSGAAILRGGAFKPRTSPYAFQGLRADGIELMLEAKKEIGLPIISEIMDISQLPLFDNIDIIQVGARNMHNFELLKALGKINKPVLLKRGFSATIQELLMSAEYIMAGGNEEVILCERGIRTFETTTRNTLDLASIPVLKELTHLPVVIDPSHSTGYAKYVKSMSLAAVAAGADGLIIEVHNDPANAMCDGQQSITPEAFSELSAHVNELLPIINKFY; encoded by the coding sequence ATGATTATTGTGTTAGAGCAAAATCCAGAAGAAAAACAGCTTGATAGTTTAAAGCAATGGCTTAATAGTATGGATATTAATGTTCAGACAATAGAAGGTATTCACTCTACAGTTTTAGGATTAGTAGGGGATACAAGTACAATTGATATCGAATTTATAGGTGCACTCGATATTGTAGCAGATGTTAAAAGAATTCAAGAGCCTTATAAACAGGCAAACAGAAGGTTTCATCCACTTGATACTATAATATCTATTGGTGATGTTAAAATTGGTGGTGGAAACTTTGCAATGATAGCAGGACCTTGTGCTGTTGAATCACATGAGCAAATATGCATGATTGCTTCTTCCGTTAAATCCTCAGGTGCTGCAATTTTACGTGGTGGTGCTTTTAAACCACGCACATCTCCTTATGCGTTCCAAGGACTTCGTGCTGATGGCATAGAGCTTATGCTTGAGGCAAAAAAAGAAATTGGACTGCCAATAATATCAGAAATTATGGATATTTCCCAATTACCGTTGTTTGATAATATCGATATTATTCAAGTTGGTGCAAGAAATATGCATAATTTTGAGTTGCTTAAAGCATTAGGAAAAATAAATAAACCAGTATTATTGAAAAGAGGATTTTCTGCTACAATTCAAGAGCTTCTTATGAGTGCAGAATACATTATGGCCGGTGGCAATGAAGAGGTTATCCTCTGTGAACGAGGAATTAGAACATTTGAAACAACAACAAGGAACACACTTGATTTAGCTTCAATTCCTGTTTTAAAGGAGCTCACACATTTACCGGTGGTTATAGATCCAAGTCATTCTACCGGATATGCTAAATATGTTAAATCAATGTCACTTGCCGCTGTAGCTGCTGGGGCAGATGGTCTAATAATTGAAGTTCACAACGATCCAGCAAACGCAATGTGTGATGGGCAACAATCAATAACACCGGAAGCGTTCAGTGAGTTGTCAGCTCATGTGAATGAGCTATTACCTATAATAAATAAATTTTATTAA
- a CDS encoding MBL fold metallo-hydrolase codes for MKKLTENVIQLGNRHFNYFLVGQKEAAILECGVTSGVATLKSQWTKLQEKPHVKYIIAMHAHFDHVCGIPALQEFFSEAKIISSKEAQKVMAKSKIIDDFFYQDEKMSETLVSQGIIPDKPNATYVSNILVDQVVGENDIINLSGGIELKFLITPGHSPCSVACYLPKDQVMFLSDAAGFQISDLEIFPVFFQGYEQYIETIKRLMGYPTQVLGIPHERIWVKDEVNFFYQRALNAAQHAFICIEKMIDKGTDEQIIEKELFSYYYRGNLKIYTPENIQTCIKLLIRRVKECL; via the coding sequence ATGAAAAAGCTTACGGAAAATGTAATACAATTAGGCAATCGCCATTTTAATTATTTTTTAGTAGGACAAAAAGAAGCTGCTATTTTAGAATGTGGAGTTACTAGTGGGGTTGCTACTCTAAAATCCCAGTGGACTAAGTTACAGGAGAAGCCTCATGTTAAATATATAATTGCTATGCACGCACATTTTGATCATGTTTGTGGCATTCCGGCCCTGCAGGAATTTTTTTCAGAAGCAAAGATTATATCTAGCAAAGAAGCGCAAAAGGTTATGGCCAAATCCAAAATAATAGATGATTTTTTTTACCAAGATGAGAAAATGTCGGAGACGTTAGTTTCTCAAGGAATAATCCCAGATAAACCTAATGCGACTTATGTTAGTAATATTTTAGTAGATCAAGTAGTAGGAGAAAATGACATTATTAATTTATCAGGAGGAATTGAATTAAAATTTTTAATAACACCTGGGCATAGTCCTTGCAGTGTAGCTTGTTATCTACCAAAGGATCAAGTGATGTTTTTATCTGATGCAGCTGGTTTTCAAATATCAGATCTAGAGATTTTTCCAGTATTTTTTCAAGGATATGAACAATATATTGAGACTATTAAAAGGTTAATGGGTTATCCAACCCAAGTATTAGGGATTCCCCATGAGAGGATATGGGTAAAAGATGAAGTGAACTTTTTTTACCAACGTGCTTTGAATGCAGCTCAGCATGCTTTTATTTGTATTGAGAAAATGATTGATAAGGGAACAGATGAGCAAATAATAGAAAAAGAATTATTTTCTTACTATTATCGAGGCAATTTAAAAATTTATACTCCGGAAAACATTCAAACTTGTATAAAACTCCTAATACGACGAGTAAAAGAGTGTCTTTAA
- a CDS encoding PAS domain-containing sensor histidine kinase has protein sequence MREASREKEDLISELISLRQENEKLKASKGINIELQQQMEQVIELLPDATLVINLQGQVVFWNKAMQDMTGVPKEQMIGKGNYEYAIPFYGERRPIIIDLVLMSDNKYSEIKNKYDFVKPGDNNLFGEVYVPKTYNGKGAYLWASASKLVDTKGNICGAISSIRDISDRKQAEKDLRNAEERFSKAFMLSPMPMCISTRDEAIFLDVNESFLQTVGYSREELIGRSWLEVNFWDDVSDHDSILKRLQNYEKVREIEIKYNTKLGEKRLALLSAEPIRLNEADCLVTMFSDITERKQMENDLARLDRLNLIGEMAASIGHEIRNPMTAIRGFIQLINGQERYEKDKAYFDLMIEELDRANGIISEYLRMAKDKIVNLQPHYIDNVVKAIYPMLKADANLKGMNIELDLGNPPMALIDKNEIRQLILNITRNGLEAMSEGGTLTIGTRLVNKEIILFISDQGHGLDTEVIDKLGTPFVTTKNEGTGLGLAVCYSIAARHNARIDFDTGPKGTTFYFCFPTS, from the coding sequence GAAAAAGAAGATCTTATTAGTGAACTAATTAGTTTACGACAAGAAAATGAAAAGCTAAAAGCAAGCAAGGGTATTAATATAGAATTACAACAGCAAATGGAACAAGTCATTGAACTTTTGCCTGATGCTACATTAGTAATTAATTTGCAAGGTCAGGTTGTCTTTTGGAATAAAGCTATGCAAGATATGACAGGAGTACCTAAAGAGCAAATGATAGGAAAAGGCAATTATGAATATGCAATACCTTTTTATGGGGAACGACGTCCCATTATTATAGACTTAGTCCTTATGTCTGACAATAAATACAGTGAGATAAAAAATAAATATGATTTTGTAAAACCGGGAGATAATAACCTGTTTGGTGAAGTTTATGTACCTAAAACCTATAATGGTAAAGGTGCATATTTATGGGCATCTGCATCTAAATTAGTTGATACAAAAGGGAATATATGTGGTGCCATTTCATCCATTCGTGATATTTCTGACCGCAAACAGGCAGAAAAAGACCTACGCAATGCTGAGGAGCGTTTCAGTAAAGCATTTATGTTAAGTCCAATGCCAATGTGCATTTCAACACGGGATGAAGCAATATTTTTAGATGTAAACGAAAGCTTTTTGCAAACAGTTGGATACAGCCGGGAAGAGCTAATTGGCCGATCATGGTTAGAGGTTAATTTCTGGGATGATGTAAGTGATCATGACTCAATATTAAAACGTTTACAAAATTACGAAAAAGTTAGGGAAATAGAAATAAAATATAATACTAAACTTGGTGAGAAGAGGTTAGCACTATTATCAGCAGAACCAATTCGACTAAACGAAGCCGATTGTCTTGTAACTATGTTTAGTGATATTACTGAGCGTAAACAAATGGAAAATGATTTAGCCCGACTTGACCGTTTAAACCTCATTGGTGAAATGGCGGCTAGTATTGGTCATGAAATTAGGAATCCTATGACAGCGATACGAGGTTTTATACAGTTAATAAACGGGCAAGAGCGTTATGAAAAAGATAAGGCATACTTCGATCTTATGATTGAAGAATTAGATCGGGCTAATGGAATAATATCCGAATATTTAAGAATGGCTAAGGATAAAATCGTTAATCTGCAGCCACATTATATTGACAACGTTGTTAAAGCCATATATCCAATGCTAAAAGCTGATGCAAATTTAAAAGGAATGAATATTGAGTTGGATTTAGGCAATCCGCCAATGGCTCTTATCGATAAAAATGAAATCAGACAACTAATTCTTAACATAACCCGCAACGGTCTAGAAGCCATGTCAGAAGGTGGAACATTAACGATTGGAACAAGATTGGTTAATAAAGAAATAATATTATTTATAAGTGATCAAGGGCACGGTTTGGACACTGAGGTGATTGATAAATTAGGAACACCCTTTGTTACTACCAAGAATGAAGGAACAGGCTTAGGTTTAGCTGTCTGCTATAGTATTGCTGCACGCCATAATGCAAGGATTGATTTTGATACAGGACCCAAAGGAACTACATTTTACTTTTGCTTTCCTACGAGCTAA